The sequence CGGAAAAGACCACAAGGCAGCCTGACAACAGGCACAGCACATCACGCCCGGGGCCGGGCACCACTTTCCTCGCCCGCCTGCACGACGCGGCCACGGGGTGAGATGCCCGGCTGGCAGTTTCTCGCCGCGTGTCAAAGGCGGCGTCAGGACGGCGACAGCCGGTATCGGCGCGGTTGGCGCTGATAGATGGCTTGAACGGTTCAGCGATTGCACCCTCGAGGCCGCGAACCGGGCCAGGCCGAGCTCATCCCCCGCCCTCATGCCCTGCCGGGGGAAGCCCACGAGCGCCGAGGCGGGACGAGTCCTGCAGATCGAGCACTGCACCGCATGTATCGAACACTTGCATGTAAGGAGATTCATGATGGGAAAAGGCAATGGCGGCTTCTCCGCAGCGGGACTGCGCAAACTGCGCGAGGCGCTATTACGGCATGTCGAGTCCGGAAGGATTCCCGGGCTCGTCGCCCTGGTCAGCCGGGGCGAGGACACGCGCGTCGAAACGATCGGAACGATGCGGCATGAAGGCGGCACGCCAATGCGCCGGGACACCATCTTCCGAATGGCCTCGACGACCAAGCCGGTCGCGGTCGCAGCGACGATGGTCCTGCTGGACGAGTGCCGACTGCGGCTGGACGACCCGATAGACCCGTGGCTGCCCGAACTTGCCGACCGACAGGTGCTCAAGCGGCCCGACGGCCCGCTGGACGACACCGTGCCGGCGCGGCGTCCGATCACCGTGCGGGACCTGCTCACCTCCACGTTCGGGCTCGGGCTGGATACGACGGCGATGGGCTCCCCGATGATGGGCGCGCTCTTCGAGCAGAAGGTCTACGGCGAGAACGGATGGTTGTTGCCGGCGGTGGAGCCGGATGAGTGGATGCGTCGCCTGGGCACGCTGCCGCTGATGTACCAGCCCGGAGAGCGGTGGCAGTACAACATCAGCAACGACGTGCTCGGCGTGCTCGTCGCCAGGGTCACCGGCCAGCCGTTCGAGACGTTCCTGCGCGAACGCATCTTCGCTCCGCTGGGTATGAAGGACACCGGCTTCCACGTGCCCACCGACAAGATCGACCGGCTGCCGCCCCTGTACGCTCCCGATCCGCAGACCGGAGAGTTCACCGTGGAGGACCCGGCTGAAGGGGGACACCACAGCAGCCCTCCGGCGTTCCAGTCAGGCGGCGGCGGACTCGACTCCACCGTCGACGACTACCACGCCTACTTCCGGATGCTGTTGAACGGCGGAATGCACGGGAGTCAACGGATCCTGTCCCGTGCCGCCGTCGAGCTGATGACCACCAACCGTCTCCCTGCTGAGCAGCTGGCCGCCCGGGAAACCTTGGCCCGCAACCTCGTCCATCTGTCATACGGCCAGGGGCAGCACGGTGGTTGGGGCTTCGGGATGGCGGTGCGGACCTACCGTGGTGACTACGCGCCCATCGGCCAGTTCGGTTGGGACGGCGGATCCGGCACCACGACCTACGCCGACCCGCACAACCAGCTCGTCGGCATCCTGCTGACCCAGGTCGGGATGTCCACTCCGGATTCGGCGCAAGCCATCCACGATTTCTGGACCACGCTCTACCAGGCGATCGACGACTGACCCGCTGGCCTGGTCGAGGTCGGTCCGACAGAAGACCTCGACCAGGCTCCGGCCTTCGACGCCGCCACCTTCCGCGATCCGCTGCACGACCGGCTCAGGACAGTCGCTGACGCCACTCTCGATGGGGCTCGGGGCCGCTGAGCGCCGGGCCCCCTCGCAACAGCGAGGGAAAAAGCCGGCCTTGGGGATCACTCACCCTGTGGTCGGCGCCGAGAAGAACCCGGATCGCGACCTCTCGCAAATGAACAGACACCCGGACGACGGCCGAGCAGATCCAGAGGCCGGCGAACCACGTGCAGAACGTAAAGAAGTCCCACCAGACACCTCACGCGACCAGGGGGAACACATGACGAAGAACGGCACTTCCTCGACCACTTCGCAGTGGACCGGCATGGTGCCGGTGGACGATACGGCCCTGGCCGTCACCGACACCGGTGGTCCAGGTATCCCTGTGGTCTACATCAATGGCCAGTTCTCCACGCAAGGGTACTGGCGGCGGGTCATCGCCGATCTGGGGACGGGGTGGCGGCACATCACCTACGACGAGCGGGCCCGTGGCAAGAAGTCGAAGCGTTCGGCGGACTATTCCTTCGAGACCGTCGTCCGCGACGTCGATGCCGTTCTCGCGGCCAGGGGCGTGGACCGGGCGCTGGTGGTGGGCTGGTCCTACGGAGGGTACGTCGCGGCGCACTGGGCCAACCGGAATCCGGGCCGTGCCCTGGGCGCGGTCCTGGTCGACGGCGGGGCACCGTATGACTGGATGGACGAGGCCATGGAGGAGCGGATCCGGAAACTGTTCCGGCGCATAGGCTGGTTCTCGCCGCTGCTGCGTCCCACGGGCCTGGTCCCGCGGATGACCGCCGAACAGCAGGCGATCAGCAACATCGAGCTCGGCAGGATCTCCCGCGAGCGCGAGATGGGCCCCGTCCTGGACAACATCACCGTCCCGGTGCGCTACGTGCTCGCTTCAGGGGTGTCCTTCGGAAGCAAGGGTGATGAGCAGGAACGGATACGCCGCGGCCTGACTGCGGTGACCGCCCGCAACGCGAACATTGAAATCAGTGCGAAGGTCGCCAGCACTCACGGCTCGATCCTGAAGAAGGACTTCCGCGCCATCGCCGCGGCCGTACGCGAGGTCGCCGCTCTTGACCGCGCGGGGGCGCGCAAGACCTGACCGGACTGGCGGTTGGCCAGCCAGCGGCCTTCACCGGCATCACGGTGAAGGCCGTGCGGCATTACCGGCAGGTCGCCGTCGGCCAACCGCCCCTCACCCGACGTAGCTGCCCAGCCGCAGCCCCAGACAGCTCCATCGCACTCCCGTCCGCGCATGCGGGTCCTCACGCTCGCTGTGGTGGACCTCGGCGGGCCTACACCTCGATATGCGAGCCCATGATGACGGTGCGGTCACGGGGGAGGCCGAAGTACTCGGCGGCGTCGGCCGTGATGTAGGAAGTGGCGATGAACAGCCGCTTGCGCCAGGGCGCCATCGTCGGTGCCGTCCCGCGCCGGAGCTCGATCTTCGACAGGAAGTAGGACGCCTGGTCGAGGTCCAACTGCCCTTCGGTTCGAGCCGGATCCAGCGTCGCCAGTGTTCCGGCGACGTCCGGTGTCTCCATGTAGCCGAACCTGGCAGTGACATGGATGATCCCGTCATCCGTATAGCCGAGGTCGTCGACGACGATCCGTTGGTCGGCCGGGACGCGGGGCACGGGCTCGGTCTCTAGGGACAGGATCACGACCTGGTCGTGGCGTACGTGGTTGTGCTCGACGTTGGCCCGCATGGCCAACGGCGTGGTCTGCTTGCCCCGGTTGAGGAACACGGCCGTACCGGGGATCCGGAGCGTCGGCACCTTCTCCGTGCGAAGGTCGTCGACGAACTCGGTCAGCGGACCTTCACGCTGGGCTCGCTCCGCGGTGACGAGCTCGCGGCCGCGCTGCCAGGTCGTCATGACGGTGAACGCGGTGATGCCGATCAGCAGCGGCAGCCATGCGCCGTGGACGAGCTTGGTCATGTTGGCCGCCACGAACAGCAGGTCCAAAGAGAGCAACACGATGGCGCCGATGACGATCAGCCACTTGGGGGTGCCCCATTTCGCGCGGGCGACGTAGAAGAACAGCAGGGTGGTGATGGTGATGGTGCCGGTGACCGCCATGCCGAACGCGAAGGCGAGGGCCGCGGAGCTGCGGAAGGCGAAAACAAGGGTGAGGACCGAGACCATCAGCAGCCAGTTGATCCAGGGGACGTAGATCTGGCCGATGGTGGATTCGGAGGTGTGCGCGATCCGCATCCTCGGCAGGTAACCCAGCTGGGCGGCCTGGGACGTCACCGAGTACGCACCGGTGATCACGGCCTGGGAGGCGATCACGGTGGCCGCCGTGGCCAACGCGACCATCGGTAGCCGTCCCCAGTCGGGCGTGAGCAGGAAGAACGGGCTGTTGATGTGGTGTGGATCGGCGAGGATCAGCGCACCTTGCCCGAAGTAGCTCAGGATGCAGGCGGGGAAGACGAGGAACAGCCAGGCGCGGGTGATCGCCCGGCGGCCGAAATGCCCCATGTCCGCGTAGAGCGCCTCGGCGCCGGTGACCGCGAGCACGATCGCAGCCAGGGCGAAGAAGGCGGTACCGAAGTGGCCCACCAGAAAGCCCAGGGCGTAGGTCGGCGACAGCGCCCGGAGGATGCTCGGGTGGTCGGCGATGCCGGCGACGCCGCATGCGCCGATGGCCACGAACCAGGCGATCATGATTGGCCCGAACACCCGGCCCACCGCCGCGGTTCCGCGGCGCTGCACCAGGAACAGCAGCACGATGATCACCGCGGTGACGGGCACGACCGCGCTTTCCAGCGACGGCTGGACGACCTTGAGCCCCTCGACCGCGGACAACACCGAGATCGCCGGGGTGATCATGCTGTCGCCGAAGAACAGCGACGCGCCGAAGATGCCCAGCGCGGTCAGGACGGCCACCGCTCGCCGGCCGCGCTGTGAGCTCCACCGCCGCACGAGGGTGATCAGCGCCATGATGCCGCCCTCGCCGTCGTTGTCGGCGCGCATCGCCAGCAGCACATAGGTGACCAGGACGATGACCACCACCGACCAGAACACCAATGACACGACCCCGTACACGTTCTCCGTCGTGACCGGGACGGGATGCGGGTCACTCGGGTTGAACACGGTCTGCAGGGTGTAGATCGGGCTGGTCCCGATGTCACCGAAGACCACGCCGAGAGCACCGATCACCAGCGCGAGGCGCACCGTGTCCTGTGCCTTCGTATGAGCCTCCGGCGCCCGCGAGGGGAATCCGCCGTCCGGCGCGGCCCCCTGCCGATGATCGGCCATGGTGAAACCTCCTCGTCGCGGCCGCTGTGCTGAAGGCCCGGCGCACCGGAACGGACAATACCGATCACCGGTGCGAATACCGATAGGTGGGGGCCGCTTCGCCTCAACGCGTCTCCGTGCTGCCGGGCCTGGCGGCTCGCTGCGTCGGAGCGCTCGCACCCATCGACGGCGCACAGCGTGTGTGATGCCGCGTCACCCGGCCGGCAA is a genomic window of Streptomyces gilvosporeus containing:
- a CDS encoding alpha/beta fold hydrolase, whose translation is MGITHPVVGAEKNPDRDLSQMNRHPDDGRADPEAGEPRAERKEVPPDTSRDQGEHMTKNGTSSTTSQWTGMVPVDDTALAVTDTGGPGIPVVYINGQFSTQGYWRRVIADLGTGWRHITYDERARGKKSKRSADYSFETVVRDVDAVLAARGVDRALVVGWSYGGYVAAHWANRNPGRALGAVLVDGGAPYDWMDEAMEERIRKLFRRIGWFSPLLRPTGLVPRMTAEQQAISNIELGRISREREMGPVLDNITVPVRYVLASGVSFGSKGDEQERIRRGLTAVTARNANIEISAKVASTHGSILKKDFRAIAAAVREVAALDRAGARKT
- a CDS encoding potassium transporter Kup; its protein translation is MADHRQGAAPDGGFPSRAPEAHTKAQDTVRLALVIGALGVVFGDIGTSPIYTLQTVFNPSDPHPVPVTTENVYGVVSLVFWSVVVIVLVTYVLLAMRADNDGEGGIMALITLVRRWSSQRGRRAVAVLTALGIFGASLFFGDSMITPAISVLSAVEGLKVVQPSLESAVVPVTAVIIVLLFLVQRRGTAAVGRVFGPIMIAWFVAIGACGVAGIADHPSILRALSPTYALGFLVGHFGTAFFALAAIVLAVTGAEALYADMGHFGRRAITRAWLFLVFPACILSYFGQGALILADPHHINSPFFLLTPDWGRLPMVALATAATVIASQAVITGAYSVTSQAAQLGYLPRMRIAHTSESTIGQIYVPWINWLLMVSVLTLVFAFRSSAALAFAFGMAVTGTITITTLLFFYVARAKWGTPKWLIVIGAIVLLSLDLLFVAANMTKLVHGAWLPLLIGITAFTVMTTWQRGRELVTAERAQREGPLTEFVDDLRTEKVPTLRIPGTAVFLNRGKQTTPLAMRANVEHNHVRHDQVVILSLETEPVPRVPADQRIVVDDLGYTDDGIIHVTARFGYMETPDVAGTLATLDPARTEGQLDLDQASYFLSKIELRRGTAPTMAPWRKRLFIATSYITADAAEYFGLPRDRTVIMGSHIEV
- a CDS encoding serine hydrolase domain-containing protein, producing MGKGNGGFSAAGLRKLREALLRHVESGRIPGLVALVSRGEDTRVETIGTMRHEGGTPMRRDTIFRMASTTKPVAVAATMVLLDECRLRLDDPIDPWLPELADRQVLKRPDGPLDDTVPARRPITVRDLLTSTFGLGLDTTAMGSPMMGALFEQKVYGENGWLLPAVEPDEWMRRLGTLPLMYQPGERWQYNISNDVLGVLVARVTGQPFETFLRERIFAPLGMKDTGFHVPTDKIDRLPPLYAPDPQTGEFTVEDPAEGGHHSSPPAFQSGGGGLDSTVDDYHAYFRMLLNGGMHGSQRILSRAAVELMTTNRLPAEQLAARETLARNLVHLSYGQGQHGGWGFGMAVRTYRGDYAPIGQFGWDGGSGTTTYADPHNQLVGILLTQVGMSTPDSAQAIHDFWTTLYQAIDD